Proteins encoded by one window of Desulfovibrio sp.:
- a CDS encoding potassium transporter TrkG → MARKRFLSPFTWPVLSFLAVIIAGSVLLGLPASWATGQSISPIDACFLATSAVCVTGLSPLDISEVLSPFGKGVLLCLIQTGGLGVMTYTSIIFLLWRNNVPFNSREAVSQALLWGDFSLASFLRQVLGLVLGIEAVAAFLLWLHDPVFFYPFSAVFHAVSAFCNAGFALSTTNLALFRDDVVVNAVIAASVVLGGIGFGVLREFLGICTGGRMGAPVQRLSRFSRLVVKTSLLIIVLGWVVMFAIEFWRGSVPRTVDGCADLAITMFFHSVVARTAGFSSIDLAVLGDATLLVLIALMFIGGGPGSCAGGIKVVTFRVLAGYIAAQFRGDSQIVLEGRGVSAENVSRALTLFFAYSMLVGISVFLLAITEGDVIAGAGSQAAPFLRLLFEEVSALGTVGLSVNLTQDLSSAGKGIIIFSMFAGRVGILSLLMAVQSLRSKKAYSVAEAQLPIG, encoded by the coding sequence ATGGCAAGAAAACGTTTTTTGAGTCCCTTCACCTGGCCGGTGTTGTCATTCCTCGCGGTTATCATTGCAGGGTCTGTGCTGCTCGGCCTGCCTGCGAGTTGGGCTACGGGCCAGAGCATCAGCCCCATAGACGCCTGCTTTCTCGCAACCTCGGCTGTCTGCGTTACCGGTCTTTCGCCGCTGGACATAAGCGAGGTGCTCAGCCCTTTCGGCAAGGGGGTGCTGCTGTGCCTCATCCAGACAGGCGGGCTGGGGGTAATGACCTACACAAGCATCATTTTTCTGCTGTGGCGCAATAACGTGCCCTTCAACAGCCGCGAGGCCGTGAGTCAGGCCTTGTTGTGGGGTGATTTTAGCCTTGCCTCTTTTTTGCGGCAGGTGCTTGGGCTGGTTTTAGGCATTGAGGCTGTGGCCGCATTTCTGCTCTGGCTGCACGACCCTGTATTTTTCTACCCATTCAGCGCCGTATTCCACGCTGTTTCAGCCTTCTGCAATGCTGGCTTTGCCTTGAGCACAACCAATCTGGCTCTTTTTCGGGACGACGTGGTCGTCAATGCCGTTATTGCGGCCAGTGTGGTGCTGGGCGGCATAGGCTTTGGCGTGCTGCGGGAATTTCTGGGAATCTGCACGGGGGGGCGCATGGGCGCGCCTGTGCAACGCCTCAGTCGTTTCAGCCGTCTGGTGGTCAAAACAAGCCTCTTGATTATTGTTCTCGGCTGGGTGGTCATGTTCGCCATCGAGTTCTGGCGGGGGAGCGTACCGAGAACTGTGGATGGATGCGCCGATCTTGCCATCACGATGTTTTTTCATTCGGTGGTGGCGCGTACTGCAGGCTTCAGTTCCATTGACCTCGCCGTACTGGGTGATGCCACCCTGCTTGTGTTGATAGCCCTGATGTTTATCGGCGGCGGCCCCGGTTCGTGCGCTGGCGGCATCAAGGTTGTGACCTTTCGCGTACTTGCGGGCTACATTGCCGCACAGTTCCGGGGTGACAGCCAGATTGTACTTGAAGGGCGCGGCGTGTCGGCAGAGAACGTCAGTCGGGCGCTGACCCTGTTTTTTGCCTACTCCATGTTGGTGGGGATTTCTGTCTTTCTGCTTGCCATCACGGAAGGCGACGTTATTGCCGGAGCAGGCTCGCAGGCCGCGCCCTTTTTACGCCTGCTGTTTGAAGAAGTTTCGGCTCTCGGCACCGTGGGGCTTTCGGTCAATCTGACGCAGGATTTGAGTTCTGCGGGCAAGGGAATCATAATTTTCAGCATGTTTGCGGGCCGGGTGGGCATTTTGAGCCTGCTCATGGCGGTGCAGAGCTTGCGGTCAAAAAAGGCCTACAGCGTGGCAGAGGCCCAACTTCCCATTGGGTAG